One window of Entelurus aequoreus isolate RoL-2023_Sb linkage group LG06, RoL_Eaeq_v1.1, whole genome shotgun sequence genomic DNA carries:
- the LOC133651706 gene encoding claudin-8-like translates to MASYTAYSGYTKPPPLSYTGSYYNYDEKRPQTAYTDYQEYQDSLYEEKKIIEMRKKKYAICCEVVALIIGFIGLIGVAAVTGLPMWRVTAFIEENIIVMETRWEGLWMNCFRQANIRMQCKVYDSLLFLPPDLQAARGLMCAAVAITVFALVTSAVGMKCTKVVDHRARTKHIVLVAGGSLFLLACITTLIPVSWTGHRIIQEFYDPLLIDAQRRELGEALYIGWVTSALLFAAGVILLCRHAPRTQEPDQRVIYNPGSYPYQPGSTYQPYTYQPPYTYQPSYTYQPAYSAPPPGSVAYTPVQY, encoded by the coding sequence ATGGCCTCCTACACCGCTTACAGCGGCTACACCAAGCCGCCGCCGCTCTCCTACACGGGCTCCTACTACAACTACGATGAGAAGCGGCCCCAGACGGCGTACACGGACTACCAGGAGTACCAGGACTCTCTGTACGAGGAGAAGAAGATCATCGAGATGCGGAAGAAGAAGTACGCCATCTGCTGCGAGGTGGTGGCTCTGATCATCGGCTTCATCGGACTGATCGGCGTGGCGGCCGTGACGGGTCTTCCCATGTGGCGGGTGACGGCCTTTATCGAGGAGAACATCATCGTCATGGAGACCCGCTGGGAAGGATTGTGGATGAACTGCTTCCGGCAGGCCAACATCCGGATGCAGTGTAAGGTCTACGACTCGCTGCTCTTCCTGCCGCCCGACCTGCAGGCGGCCCGCGGACTCATGTGCGCGGCGGTGGCTATAACCGTCTTTGCCCTGGTCACCTCGGCGGTGGGGATGAAGTGCACCAAGGTGGTGGACCACCGCGCCCGCACCAAGCACATTGTTTTGGTGGCCGGGGGGTCCCTCTTCCTGCTGGCCTGCATCACCACGCTGATCCCCGTGTCCTGGACGGGCCACCGCATCATCCAGGAGTTCTACGACCCCCTGCTCATCGACGCCCAGCGGCGTGAGCTCGGCGAGGCTCTCTACATCGGCTGGGTGACCTCGGCCTTGCTTTTCGCCGCCGGAGTGATCCTGCTGTGCCGCCACGCCCCACGCACCCAGGAGCCTGACCAGAGGGTGATATACAACCCCGGCTCGTACCCCTACCAGCCCGGTTCCACCTACCAGCCGTACACCTACCAGCCACCGTACACCTACCAGCCGTCCTACACCTACCAGCCCGCCTACTCTGCACCCCCGCCAGGGTCTGTGGCCTACACACCCGTCCAGTACTAG
- the LOC133651398 gene encoding claudin-4-like: MANSALELLGFLVTLIGLIGVAASTGMPMWRVTAFIGENIIVFETRYEGLWMNCFKQADIRMQCKVYDSLLALPPDLQAARGLMCCALALGGLGVLVSLLGLQCTSCIQNDRAKRLVLIIAGAMVIMSCICVLIPVSWTGHVIIRDFYNPLLLDAQRRELGEALYIGWVAGAFLFVGGCLFTCCNLQAEDEDPRKYVYSRNSDYMAYPPQPIQTLQPQQLVLLPQAQPVLSRHPSTNYSYQSRYPSVRSGVAYL, from the coding sequence ATGGCCAACTCCGCGCTGGAGCTGCTGGGTTTTCTCGTGACCCTGATCGGGCTGATCGGCGTGGCGGCGAGCACCGGCATGCCGATGTGGCGAGTCACAGCCTTCATTGGAGAGAACATCATCGTGTTCGAGACCCGCTACGAGGGTCTGTGGATGAACTGCTTCAAACAGGCCGACATCAGGATGCAGTGTAAGGTCTACGACTCTCTCCTGGCCTTGCCCCCCGACCTCCAGGCGGCACGGGGTCTCATGTGCTGCGCTCTGGCTCTCGGCGGTCTGGGCGTGCTGGTGAGCCTGTTGGGGCTGCAGTGCACGTCGTGCATTCAAAACGACCGAGCAAAGCGGCTGGTGCTCATCATCGCCGGAGCCATGGTCATCATGTCGTGCATCTGCGTCCTCATCCCCGTGTCCTGGACGGGGCACGTCATCATCCGGGACTTCTACAACCCCTTACTGCTCGACGCCCAGCGCCGGGAGCTGGGGGAGGCCCTCTACATCGGCTGGGTGGCCGGGGCCTTTCTCTTTGTCGGTGGATGCCTGTTCACTTGCTGCAATTTACAGGCGGAGGACGAAGACCCGAGGAAGTACGTCTACTCCAGGAACTCCGACTACATGGCGTACCCTCCGCAGCCCATCCAGACCCTGCAGCCTCAACAGCTGGTGCTGCTTCCCCAAGCCCAGCCGGTCCTGTCCAGACATCCATCCACCAACTACAGCTACCAGTCCAGGTACCCGTCTGTACGCAGTGGAGTGGCTTATCTTTGA